Proteins encoded by one window of Actinocorallia herbida:
- a CDS encoding class II aldolase/adducin family protein gives MTPAEEVALGCRVLAAHGNADLIWGHLSLRDPDGEGVWLKSAGYGMEEITPERVTLVDRDGALLAGGDRVHLEYPIHTEILAARPDVGAVVHSHAEAAVAFAATGAELRPVGHEGTLFWPPDIARFTRTGDLIRDRPLGAELASALGDRDAILLHRHGLVTVGPDVPTAVLTAIFLEKACRMQLQVTAATPEPEFSDAEESLAKRDRCYAPSQMEAAWAYLVRTLPS, from the coding sequence GTGACCCCCGCCGAGGAGGTCGCCCTCGGCTGCCGCGTCCTCGCCGCCCACGGCAACGCCGACCTCATCTGGGGCCACCTGTCCCTGCGCGACCCCGACGGCGAAGGCGTCTGGCTGAAGTCGGCGGGGTACGGCATGGAGGAGATCACCCCCGAGCGCGTCACCCTTGTCGACCGGGACGGCGCCCTGCTCGCGGGCGGCGACCGGGTCCACCTGGAGTACCCGATCCACACCGAGATCCTGGCCGCCCGCCCCGACGTCGGCGCGGTCGTGCACAGCCATGCCGAAGCCGCCGTCGCCTTCGCCGCCACCGGCGCCGAACTCCGCCCGGTCGGCCACGAGGGCACCCTGTTCTGGCCGCCGGACATCGCCCGCTTCACCCGTACCGGCGACCTCATCCGCGATCGCCCGCTCGGCGCGGAGCTGGCCTCCGCCCTCGGCGACCGCGACGCGATCCTGCTCCACCGGCACGGACTCGTCACCGTCGGCCCCGACGTCCCCACGGCCGTCCTGACCGCGATCTTCCTGGAGAAGGCCTGCCGCATGCAGCTCCAGGTCACCGCCGCCACGCCCGAGCCGGAGTTCTCCGACGCGGAAGAGTCCCTGGCGAAACGAGACCGCTGCTACGCCCCGTCCCAGATGGAGGCCGCCTGGGCCTACCTGGTGCGAACCCTCCCCTCCTGA
- a CDS encoding alpha/beta fold hydrolase, whose product MTLWTDSLGAETRYRDAAGWRTRSIEAGEGDAVILMGGLTGHAEGFLRNVVPLAERGLRVHAIDALGHGLTARPTDVTYHAPVFTEHLIGFLDAIGAEKAHLVGQSLGGWTALHTALKHPDRVGKVVSVTGAGLLLSDAGRAAESERVHAQVKSVTAKAAAAPTRESVRERLEWLMVDPATVTDELVECRYRYYTLPGAEEALAKLVAEQPSEANRAHMLTEEHLASIRHETLVLWSDRNPTTPAEVGRRAAQILPNASFDMITGAGHWPMFEQPEQFNRVVGDFLVEGAR is encoded by the coding sequence ATGACCCTGTGGACCGACTCCCTCGGCGCCGAGACCCGCTACCGCGACGCCGCCGGTTGGCGCACCCGCTCCATCGAGGCGGGCGAAGGCGACGCCGTCATCCTCATGGGCGGGCTCACCGGCCACGCCGAAGGCTTCCTGCGCAACGTCGTGCCGCTCGCCGAACGCGGCCTGCGCGTCCACGCCATCGACGCCCTAGGCCACGGCCTCACGGCCCGGCCGACCGACGTCACCTACCACGCGCCCGTCTTCACCGAGCACCTCATCGGTTTCCTCGACGCGATCGGCGCGGAGAAGGCCCACCTCGTCGGTCAGTCCCTCGGCGGCTGGACCGCCCTCCACACCGCGCTGAAGCACCCCGACCGGGTCGGCAAGGTCGTGTCCGTCACCGGGGCGGGCCTGCTGCTGTCGGACGCGGGCCGGGCCGCGGAGAGCGAGCGCGTGCACGCCCAGGTCAAGTCCGTCACCGCGAAGGCGGCCGCGGCGCCGACCCGCGAGAGCGTCCGCGAGCGGCTCGAATGGCTGATGGTCGACCCCGCGACCGTCACCGACGAGCTCGTGGAGTGCCGCTACCGGTACTACACCCTGCCCGGCGCCGAGGAGGCGCTGGCCAAGCTCGTCGCCGAGCAGCCCAGCGAGGCCAACCGCGCCCACATGCTGACCGAGGAGCACCTCGCCTCGATCCGGCACGAGACGCTCGTGCTGTGGAGCGACCGCAACCCGACGACCCCCGCCGAAGTGGGCCGCCGCGCCGCGCAGATCCTGCCGAACGCCTCGTTCGACATGATCACCGGCGCCGGCCACTGGCCGATGTTCGAGCAGCCGGAGCAGTTCAACCGCGTCGTCGGCGACTTCCTCGTCGAGGGCGCCCGGTGA
- a CDS encoding alpha/beta fold hydrolase, with translation MSLWTDLLGAEIRHLDAAGVPTRVAALGSGDPVVLLHGRGGHLETFARTLPALAAAGHRAIAFDLLGHGLTGRSPAGSYTVADLTAHALAVLDALGLDSVDLVGQSLGGWAAALAAPRAPDRVRRLVLIEPAGLQAETDRLADPTVRAAYERGGRAYAEPTPEAVRTRLAGLLADPSTVDAELVDVRTALYRPEDARRVHRLVRAADNGPSLLTPERLASVAAPVLFVRGEHGHTPAAVVEAAVSAVPHGRLLTVPGAKQWPQYERPDLVNASLIDFLADSPTKKDDHS, from the coding sequence GTGAGCCTGTGGACCGACCTGCTCGGCGCCGAGATCCGGCACCTCGACGCGGCCGGAGTGCCGACCCGTGTCGCCGCCCTCGGCTCGGGCGACCCGGTCGTCCTCCTGCACGGGCGGGGCGGCCACCTGGAGACGTTCGCGCGGACCCTTCCCGCACTCGCCGCCGCCGGGCACCGCGCGATCGCCTTCGACCTGCTCGGCCACGGGCTCACCGGCAGGTCTCCGGCCGGCTCCTACACGGTGGCGGACCTGACCGCCCACGCGCTGGCGGTGCTCGACGCGCTCGGGCTGGACTCGGTCGACCTGGTCGGGCAGTCGCTGGGCGGGTGGGCCGCCGCGCTGGCCGCGCCGCGCGCGCCGGACCGGGTGCGGCGGCTGGTCCTCATCGAACCGGCCGGGCTCCAGGCGGAGACCGACCGGCTCGCCGACCCGACGGTGCGCGCGGCCTACGAGCGGGGCGGCCGGGCCTACGCCGAGCCGACGCCCGAGGCCGTGCGGACCCGGCTCGCCGGGCTGCTCGCCGACCCCTCGACGGTCGACGCCGAACTCGTCGACGTGCGCACCGCGCTGTACCGGCCGGAGGACGCCCGGCGCGTGCACCGGCTGGTCCGGGCGGCCGACAACGGCCCTTCGCTCCTCACCCCGGAGCGGCTCGCCTCCGTCGCCGCGCCCGTCCTCTTCGTGCGCGGCGAGCACGGGCACACCCCCGCGGCCGTCGTCGAGGCGGCGGTCTCCGCCGTCCCCCACGGGCGGCTGCTGACCGTGCCCGGAGCCAAGCAGTGGCCGCAGTACGAGCGGCCCGATCTCGTCAACGCCTCCCTCATCGACTTCCTCGCAGACTCCCCCACCAAGAAGGACGACCACTCATGA
- a CDS encoding dienelactone hydrolase family protein, whose translation MQRAPEAGWVTFPSGPDEIRGYLAVPVRRPGEAPPPVVVMAHENLGVTEHRRRVTELVADEGFACLTVDLYSRIGGRPPQDYATPDERRAKAFLAARDEQALPDLEAGLDHLAGRDDVDASRAAVVGFCLGGGLALAWATRTDRLACAVPLYGLPELPPSYSPTGQVRSRITVADAVRCPVQAHFGGADEVIPLDQVGRLTDALKLSGQETEVHVYDGAGHAYHDDTHPNHDAAAARLTWERTLAFLREHL comes from the coding sequence ATGCAGAGAGCACCCGAAGCGGGCTGGGTGACCTTCCCCAGCGGACCCGACGAGATCCGCGGCTACCTCGCCGTGCCCGTCCGCCGCCCCGGCGAGGCCCCGCCGCCCGTCGTCGTCATGGCGCACGAGAACCTCGGCGTCACCGAGCACCGGCGTCGGGTCACCGAGCTCGTCGCCGACGAGGGCTTCGCGTGCCTGACCGTCGACCTGTACAGCAGGATCGGCGGCCGCCCCCCACAGGATTACGCGACCCCCGACGAGCGCCGCGCCAAGGCGTTCCTCGCCGCCCGCGACGAACAGGCCCTGCCCGACCTCGAGGCGGGCCTGGATCATCTGGCCGGACGCGACGACGTCGACGCCTCCCGGGCCGCCGTCGTCGGGTTCTGCCTCGGCGGCGGGCTCGCCCTCGCCTGGGCGACGCGGACCGACCGGCTGGCCTGCGCCGTGCCGCTCTACGGACTGCCCGAGCTGCCGCCGTCCTACAGCCCCACCGGGCAGGTCCGCTCCCGCATCACCGTCGCCGACGCCGTCCGCTGCCCCGTCCAGGCGCACTTCGGCGGCGCGGACGAGGTCATCCCGCTCGACCAGGTCGGCCGTCTCACCGACGCGCTGAAGCTGTCCGGGCAGGAGACCGAGGTCCACGTCTATGACGGCGCAGGGCACGCCTACCACGACGACACGCACCCCAACCACGACGCGGCCGCCGCCCGCCTCACCTGGGAGCGCACCCTCGCCTTTCTGAGGGAGCACCTGTGA
- a CDS encoding IclR family transcriptional regulator: MNDSPRSLPDDEGGRRRGVRSVDRALDVLGAFSAAHPRLQLTELAEAAGVPKTSTHRIAVTLVERGFLRQEADGAYVLGNRLLELGSLVSATTALSHLTQGVAEELIRSTGETVLVAEIDWRDRSLLITGKREAPHSPESLSPLGRRSMLANGCISRAILSGLPREESEEIVTRLPLAQRTPASITDPEALHRELETCRRYGYAIEIGEFIPGIAGVAVPVMVGGRPAGAIAVCGQIARMPRRRLEALGTHIKHLLGRTAAAHPPSPPRAG, translated from the coding sequence GTGAACGACTCTCCTCGCTCCCTTCCCGACGACGAAGGCGGCCGCCGCCGCGGAGTACGCTCCGTCGACCGCGCCCTGGACGTGCTCGGCGCGTTCAGCGCCGCGCACCCGCGCCTCCAGCTCACCGAGCTGGCCGAGGCCGCGGGCGTGCCGAAGACCAGCACCCACCGCATCGCGGTGACCCTGGTCGAGCGCGGCTTCCTCCGGCAGGAGGCCGACGGCGCCTACGTCCTCGGCAACCGCCTGCTGGAGCTCGGCAGCCTCGTCTCGGCGACGACCGCCCTGTCCCACCTGACGCAGGGCGTCGCCGAGGAGCTCATCCGCTCCACCGGTGAGACCGTCCTGGTCGCCGAGATCGATTGGCGGGACAGGTCGCTGCTCATCACGGGCAAGCGGGAGGCGCCGCACTCCCCGGAGTCGCTGTCGCCGCTCGGCAGGCGCTCGATGCTGGCCAACGGCTGCATCAGCCGCGCCATCCTCAGCGGCCTGCCGCGGGAGGAGAGCGAGGAGATCGTCACCCGGCTGCCGCTGGCGCAGCGCACCCCGGCCAGCATCACCGACCCCGAAGCCCTCCACCGCGAGCTGGAGACCTGCCGCCGCTACGGCTACGCCATCGAGATCGGCGAGTTCATCCCCGGCATCGCCGGGGTCGCCGTCCCGGTGATGGTCGGCGGCAGGCCCGCCGGCGCGATCGCGGTCTGCGGCCAGATCGCGCGCATGCCGCGCCGGCGGCTCGAAGCCCTCGGCACCCACATCAAGCACCTGCTCGGCCGGACCGCGGCCGCGCACCCGCCCTCCCCGCCGCGTGCGGGCTGA
- a CDS encoding sugar ABC transporter substrate-binding protein gives MSATPGRGRIPAFRTATALALAGLALAGCSVDEGKTASAPIAAGKDLTLGFVNGNSIEFHTCLQRAMQARADASGVKLLTSNSAMDPAKELSNIDDMIVKKVDAIVVQTVNIDSLEGGIGRANRAGIPIFLTSVASVDQTKILGAVVTDVKKVGRELGEWLAKDSGGEPVEVGVIGGAPGAAADLMNDAFKGAVGDSAKVVFDQPAMWQRAKAQDVADNLLQARPKVTYVFVHNEDMAFGALAAFKAAGRDDIKILTNGGSEAGVKAVQDGEFAVTVSNTPKSVGEMAVDNVVGLLRGTQGVEKIATVPDALVTSENASEAPSYCA, from the coding sequence ATGTCCGCCACCCCAGGCAGAGGCCGCATCCCCGCCTTCAGAACCGCCACCGCGCTCGCTCTCGCGGGCCTCGCGCTGGCCGGCTGCTCCGTCGACGAAGGGAAGACGGCCTCCGCGCCGATCGCCGCCGGCAAGGACCTGACCCTCGGGTTCGTCAACGGCAACTCCATCGAGTTCCACACCTGCCTCCAGCGCGCCATGCAGGCCCGCGCCGACGCCTCCGGCGTGAAGCTGCTGACGTCGAACTCCGCGATGGACCCGGCCAAGGAGCTGTCCAACATCGACGACATGATCGTCAAGAAGGTCGACGCCATCGTCGTCCAGACGGTCAACATCGACTCGCTCGAAGGCGGCATCGGCCGCGCCAACCGGGCCGGCATCCCCATCTTCCTGACCTCGGTCGCGTCCGTCGACCAGACCAAGATCCTCGGCGCGGTCGTCACCGACGTCAAGAAGGTCGGCCGTGAACTCGGCGAGTGGCTCGCGAAGGACAGCGGCGGAGAGCCCGTCGAGGTCGGCGTCATCGGCGGGGCGCCCGGCGCGGCCGCCGACCTGATGAACGACGCGTTCAAGGGCGCCGTCGGCGACTCGGCGAAGGTCGTCTTCGACCAGCCCGCCATGTGGCAGCGCGCCAAGGCCCAGGACGTCGCCGACAACCTCCTGCAGGCACGGCCGAAGGTCACCTACGTGTTCGTGCACAACGAGGACATGGCGTTCGGCGCGCTCGCCGCCTTCAAGGCCGCGGGACGCGACGACATCAAGATCCTCACCAACGGGGGCAGCGAGGCGGGCGTCAAGGCCGTTCAGGACGGGGAGTTCGCGGTCACCGTCAGCAACACCCCCAAGAGCGTCGGCGAGATGGCCGTGGACAACGTCGTCGGCCTCCTGCGCGGCACGCAGGGCGTCGAGAAGATCGCCACCGTGCCGGACGCGCTCGTGACCAGTGAGAATGCGAGCGAAGCTCCCTCCTACTGCGCGTGA
- a CDS encoding ABC transporter permease yields the protein MTALTASKGLPRLGLPPGVSRHTGLLAVLLLVGAFTALRSEAFLTGPNLLNVSQQIAVVAVLAAGLTLLMAAGGIDFSLGAIAAVAHGVTAQLVVAGVNEWTAAGLALALGAAIGLVNGLVVTYLRVAPFVATLATSTVLGGAALLIIDGKSISIGDALMPLGFGEVLGAVPALVVVAIAVCVAAGLILRWTAFGRNAFAIGGNEQAARLAGIPVARTKLLLYTLGGLLAGLGGVMLVARLGAASPGTGGLHLELTVVAAVVIGGTALHGGSGTIVGTALGVVLLGVVANAINLLQINSHFQDVALGTVLLVAAVINHLRGTPR from the coding sequence ATGACCGCACTCACCGCCTCAAAGGGCCTGCCCCGCCTCGGGCTGCCACCGGGCGTGTCCCGGCACACCGGCCTGCTCGCCGTGCTGCTGCTCGTCGGGGCCTTCACCGCGCTGCGCAGCGAGGCGTTCCTCACCGGGCCGAACCTGCTCAACGTCTCCCAGCAGATCGCCGTCGTCGCCGTCCTCGCGGCGGGGCTCACCCTGCTCATGGCCGCGGGAGGCATCGACTTCTCTCTCGGTGCGATCGCGGCCGTCGCCCACGGCGTCACCGCCCAGCTCGTCGTCGCGGGTGTGAACGAGTGGACCGCGGCCGGGCTGGCGCTCGCGCTGGGCGCGGCGATCGGCCTGGTCAACGGGCTCGTGGTGACCTACCTGCGGGTCGCCCCGTTCGTCGCCACGCTCGCCACCTCGACGGTCCTCGGCGGCGCGGCCCTGCTCATCATCGACGGCAAGAGCATCTCCATCGGCGACGCGCTGATGCCGCTCGGCTTCGGCGAGGTCCTCGGCGCCGTTCCCGCCCTCGTGGTCGTCGCGATCGCCGTCTGCGTCGCCGCGGGCCTGATCCTCCGGTGGACGGCGTTCGGCCGCAACGCCTTCGCCATCGGCGGCAACGAGCAGGCGGCCCGCCTCGCGGGGATCCCCGTGGCGCGCACCAAGCTGCTGCTCTACACCCTGGGCGGGCTGCTCGCCGGGCTCGGCGGGGTCATGCTCGTCGCCCGGCTCGGCGCCGCCAGCCCCGGCACCGGCGGCCTGCACCTGGAGCTCACCGTGGTCGCCGCGGTCGTCATCGGCGGCACCGCGCTGCACGGCGGCAGCGGAACCATCGTCGGCACCGCCCTGGGCGTGGTGCTCCTCGGCGTCGTCGCCAACGCCATCAACCTGCTCCAGATCAACTCCCACTTCCAGGACGTGGCGCTCGGCACGGTGCTGCTCGTCGCGGCCGTCATCAACCACCTGCGCGGCACACCCCGCTGA
- a CDS encoding sugar ABC transporter ATP-binding protein: protein MAVSDAKGTPAPVLELRGVRKAFGGAQALAGVDFTLLPGEVHAVVGMNGAGKSTLVELICGSFTQDDGEIRVDGRRQGPLNPRRARAAGVSIVHQKRTLVAGLSVAENLLLGRLPTRAGRVLWRKVREEASAALADLGLDVAPTALAGDLGPGERTLVEIAREVHHGGRVLVLDEPTASLGGADAARIHGLVRTLRARGTAIIYISHHLDEVLTLADRVTVMRDGRVAAVEDRTALDLPALVRAMVGDRPMQGRPDKDRTPGAPVLTLSGLSGGRLAPFDLEVRAGEVVAVLGPAGDGQSELFGLLSGLRRADGGTIAVHGTAVRSGSVAAALRTGLRCVTGDRLSYGLVAGLGVDENLDLVRRGRLRPWLVRWRDLHARGRASRAGYGVTAIQQDPPVAALSGGNQQKVLLSAWLDGDPAACLLEEPTNGVDVAAKADIHRIVDGLAERGTAVLLGSSDIDEVIRLADRVVVVRGGRTIADLPMDQVSRDDLVTLTAGGERP, encoded by the coding sequence ATGGCCGTGTCCGACGCGAAGGGAACACCGGCCCCCGTGCTGGAACTGCGGGGCGTGCGCAAGGCCTTCGGCGGGGCGCAGGCGCTCGCGGGCGTCGACTTCACGCTGCTGCCCGGCGAGGTGCACGCCGTCGTCGGCATGAACGGCGCGGGCAAGTCGACCCTGGTCGAGCTGATCTGCGGGTCGTTCACCCAGGACGACGGCGAGATCCGCGTCGACGGGCGTCGCCAGGGGCCGCTCAACCCGCGCCGCGCCCGCGCGGCGGGCGTGAGCATCGTCCATCAGAAGCGCACGCTCGTCGCCGGGCTCAGCGTGGCGGAGAACCTGCTGCTCGGCAGGCTCCCCACCCGTGCGGGAAGGGTGCTGTGGCGGAAGGTCCGCGAAGAGGCCTCCGCCGCGCTGGCCGACCTCGGCCTTGACGTCGCGCCGACCGCGCTCGCGGGGGACCTCGGGCCCGGCGAGCGGACGCTCGTCGAGATCGCCCGCGAGGTCCACCACGGCGGCCGGGTCCTCGTCCTGGACGAGCCGACGGCCTCGCTCGGCGGCGCCGACGCCGCGCGGATCCACGGTCTCGTGCGGACCCTGCGCGCCAGGGGCACCGCCATCATCTACATCTCGCACCACCTCGACGAGGTGCTCACCCTCGCCGACCGCGTCACCGTCATGCGCGACGGACGTGTCGCGGCCGTCGAGGACCGGACCGCGCTCGACCTGCCCGCGCTCGTGCGGGCCATGGTCGGCGACCGGCCGATGCAGGGCAGACCTGACAAGGACCGCACGCCGGGCGCCCCGGTGCTGACGCTGTCCGGGCTCAGCGGTGGACGGCTCGCGCCCTTCGACCTCGAAGTGCGGGCCGGTGAGGTCGTCGCCGTCCTCGGCCCGGCCGGCGACGGCCAGTCCGAGCTGTTCGGACTGCTCAGCGGGCTGCGCCGGGCCGACGGCGGCACCATCGCCGTGCACGGGACGGCCGTCCGGTCCGGCAGCGTCGCCGCGGCCCTGCGCACGGGGCTGCGCTGCGTGACCGGTGACCGGCTCTCCTACGGGCTCGTGGCCGGGCTCGGCGTCGACGAGAACCTCGACCTCGTCCGCCGCGGCAGGCTCCGGCCCTGGCTGGTGCGCTGGCGCGACCTGCACGCCCGCGGGCGGGCGTCCCGCGCCGGCTACGGCGTCACCGCGATCCAGCAGGACCCGCCGGTGGCGGCCCTGTCCGGAGGCAACCAGCAGAAGGTGCTGCTGTCGGCGTGGCTCGACGGCGACCCGGCCGCCTGCCTCCTGGAGGAGCCGACCAACGGCGTCGACGTGGCCGCCAAGGCCGACATCCACCGCATCGTCGACGGCCTCGCCGAACGCGGCACCGCCGTCCTGCTCGGCTCCTCCGACATCGACGAGGTGATCCGGCTCGCGGACCGCGTCGTCGTCGTCCGAGGCGGCCGGACCATCGCCGACCTGCCCATGGACCAGGTGAGCCGGGACGACCTCGTCACGCTCACCGCAGGAGGAGAACGACCATGA
- a CDS encoding 2,3-dihydroxyphenylpropionate 1,2-dioxygenase: MGHLALAAATSHVGAIVKNADADPAVSGVLHDAWRRLDAEIAAARLDAVVVVATDHYETFGLENYPAFCLGMAEEHEGWAEFGNPGGTVAGRPEVAGALLEGLTSRGFDLARSHTMALDHSFTVPLAKLPAAAAAGVVPLFVNCNTAPLPTLRRCLDLGAALRATVRELPGDVRVGVLGTGGLSHWVGLPRFGDINPEFDGRLLGLLERGAADEVLTWDDASILDEAGNGALEIRTWLVAAGAAGGPARVHAYRPMPAWTVGIGIASFEVAS; the protein is encoded by the coding sequence ATGGGCCACCTCGCGCTCGCCGCGGCGACCTCCCACGTCGGCGCGATCGTCAAGAACGCCGACGCCGACCCCGCGGTCTCCGGAGTGCTGCACGACGCCTGGCGGCGGCTCGACGCCGAGATCGCCGCCGCCCGCCTCGACGCCGTCGTCGTCGTGGCCACCGACCACTACGAGACGTTCGGGCTGGAGAACTACCCGGCCTTCTGCCTCGGCATGGCCGAGGAGCACGAGGGCTGGGCGGAGTTCGGCAACCCGGGCGGGACCGTGGCCGGGCGGCCCGAGGTCGCCGGGGCGCTCCTGGAGGGCCTCACCTCCCGCGGCTTCGACCTCGCCCGCTCGCACACGATGGCGCTGGACCACAGCTTCACGGTCCCGCTCGCCAAGCTCCCGGCGGCGGCCGCCGCCGGGGTGGTGCCCCTGTTCGTCAACTGCAACACCGCCCCGCTGCCGACCCTGCGCCGCTGCCTCGACCTCGGCGCCGCGCTGCGCGCGACCGTGCGGGAGCTGCCCGGCGACGTCCGGGTCGGCGTGCTCGGCACCGGGGGCCTGTCGCACTGGGTCGGGCTGCCGCGCTTCGGCGACATCAACCCCGAGTTCGACGGCCGCCTGCTCGGCCTGCTGGAGCGGGGGGCCGCCGACGAGGTCCTCACCTGGGACGACGCGTCGATCCTGGACGAGGCGGGCAACGGCGCGCTGGAGATCCGTACCTGGCTCGTCGCCGCGGGCGCGGCGGGCGGCCCGGCCCGGGTGCACGCCTACCGGCCGATGCCGGCCTGGACCGTCGGGATCGGCATCGCCTCCTTCGAGGTGGCGTCGTGA
- a CDS encoding hydantoinase B/oxoprolinase family protein, producing the protein MTISATGTATESGTAIDPITFEVIRHRLLAITDEQGATLAAISGSTHVVEASDYNVGLYLPDGSVAAMGRTILSHASSMAAITRSVIEDCTDSPGIRPGDMFIVNDPWKGTVHAQDVGLIAPIFFDGELLAWTGAMCHMVDVGGMTPGSFCIDATDSYQEGLQMPPTKLVDGGEVRTDVWNLILGHTRMAPTVNLDLRALIGANNTAIRAMTALAEKYGAATVRTVMANLIGLSERRLRNRLALLPDARLHSRAFLDNDGGLAQSSENATYEVDLVLTKRGDTLHFDFSGSSPQAKGYINCAYSGMMAGIAAALLPTLAFDAPWNEGLFQPVEVECPEGLICNAARPAAVSGGALEAGWLVEMTALECLSKLAACSDELLREAQAGPAGGPDKFVLTGAGDNGARQTYVIMDCLATGGAAYSHRDGAWTQGQHNIERQRISNVEAVEMDSPLLYLWRGLVADSGGAGRHRGGMSMGAVYTVHSGRDVTALNSAHGWEVPNSTGIFGGYPGAQNTRTVVHGSDVKARLAAGTIPSVGDLSGERPVMRGRQGLYHLGDDDVLATVPQAGGGWGDPLDRPAAAVQADLDFGAVTAGAAVRLYGVVLGDDGGIDGPATAARRASLRAARLSLPAGLPLPEQPQGARTRIHPMGDGLAVVEADGSRWIACACGCVLSRADEPWRAHAAQATSRDVHAFGHATRLDEGLELRAYSCPSCGRLQATDVVRIGAAHPDDIRPLTGTEE; encoded by the coding sequence GTGACCATTTCCGCCACCGGCACGGCCACCGAGTCCGGCACGGCCATCGACCCGATCACCTTCGAGGTCATCCGGCACCGGCTGCTGGCCATCACCGACGAGCAGGGCGCGACCCTCGCGGCCATCTCCGGCTCCACCCACGTGGTCGAGGCCAGCGACTACAACGTCGGCCTCTACCTGCCGGACGGCTCGGTCGCCGCGATGGGCCGCACGATCCTGTCGCACGCCTCGTCCATGGCCGCGATCACCCGCTCGGTCATCGAGGACTGCACCGACTCCCCCGGGATCCGTCCGGGCGACATGTTCATCGTCAACGACCCCTGGAAGGGCACCGTCCACGCCCAGGACGTCGGCCTCATCGCCCCGATCTTCTTCGACGGCGAACTGCTCGCCTGGACCGGCGCGATGTGCCACATGGTCGACGTCGGCGGCATGACCCCCGGCAGCTTCTGCATCGACGCGACGGACTCCTACCAGGAGGGCCTCCAGATGCCGCCGACGAAGCTCGTCGACGGCGGCGAGGTCCGCACCGACGTGTGGAACCTGATCCTCGGCCACACCCGCATGGCCCCGACCGTCAACCTCGACCTGCGGGCGCTCATCGGCGCGAACAACACCGCGATCCGCGCCATGACGGCGCTGGCCGAGAAGTACGGCGCGGCGACGGTCCGCACGGTGATGGCCAACCTCATCGGCCTGTCGGAGCGCCGCCTGCGCAACCGGCTCGCGCTGCTGCCCGACGCCCGGCTGCACTCGCGGGCGTTCCTCGACAACGACGGCGGCCTGGCCCAGTCGTCGGAGAACGCCACCTACGAGGTCGACCTCGTGCTCACCAAGCGCGGCGACACCCTGCACTTCGACTTCTCCGGCTCCTCTCCGCAGGCCAAGGGCTACATCAACTGCGCCTACTCCGGGATGATGGCCGGGATCGCCGCGGCGCTGCTGCCGACGCTGGCGTTCGACGCACCCTGGAACGAGGGCCTGTTCCAGCCGGTCGAGGTCGAGTGCCCCGAGGGCCTGATCTGCAACGCGGCACGTCCGGCGGCGGTGAGCGGCGGGGCGCTGGAGGCGGGCTGGCTCGTCGAGATGACGGCGCTGGAGTGCCTGTCGAAGCTCGCGGCCTGCTCCGACGAGTTGCTGCGGGAGGCCCAGGCGGGTCCGGCCGGCGGCCCCGACAAGTTCGTCCTGACCGGCGCGGGCGACAACGGGGCCCGCCAGACCTACGTGATCATGGACTGCCTCGCGACGGGCGGCGCGGCGTACTCGCACCGCGACGGGGCCTGGACGCAGGGCCAGCACAACATCGAACGGCAGCGGATCTCCAACGTCGAGGCCGTCGAGATGGACTCGCCGCTGCTGTACCTGTGGCGCGGGCTCGTCGCCGACTCCGGCGGCGCGGGCCGCCACCGCGGTGGGATGAGCATGGGCGCCGTCTACACCGTGCACAGCGGCCGGGACGTGACCGCGCTGAACTCCGCGCACGGCTGGGAGGTGCCGAACTCCACGGGGATCTTCGGCGGCTACCCCGGCGCGCAGAACACCCGCACCGTCGTGCACGGGAGCGACGTCAAGGCCAGGCTCGCGGCCGGGACCATCCCCTCGGTCGGCGACCTGTCCGGCGAGCGCCCGGTCATGCGGGGCCGCCAGGGCCTCTACCACCTGGGCGACGACGACGTCCTGGCCACCGTGCCGCAGGCGGGCGGCGGCTGGGGCGATCCGCTCGACCGGCCCGCCGCGGCCGTCCAGGCCGACCTCGACTTCGGGGCCGTCACCGCCGGCGCGGCGGTCCGCCTCTACGGGGTGGTCCTGGGCGATGACGGCGGGATCGACGGCCCGGCCACCGCCGCCCGGCGCGCGAGCCTGCGCGCGGCGCGCCTGTCCCTGCCCGCCGGGCTCCCCCTTCCGGAGCAGCCGCAGGGCGCACGCACCCGGATCCACCCGATGGGCGACGGCCTCGCCGTCGTCGAGGCCGACGGAAGCCGCTGGATCGCCTGCGCCTGCGGCTGCGTCCTCTCCCGCGCCGACGAGCCGTGGCGCGCGCACGCCGCGCAGGCGACCAGCCGCGACGTGCACGCGTTCGGCCACGCCACCCGCCTGGACGAGGGCCTGGAGCTGCGCGCCTACTCCTGCCCCTCGTGCGGCCGCCTCCAGGCCACCGACGTGGTCCGGATCGGCGCCGCCCATCCCGACGACATCCGCCCGCTCACCGGAACGGAGGAGTGA